In Hydra vulgaris chromosome 06, alternate assembly HydraT2T_AEP, a genomic segment contains:
- the LOC136082082 gene encoding deoxyuridine 5'-triphosphate nucleotidohydrolase-like: MENKEFKSLEITDIHEWSFYETNESACFDLRSSKDVILQPHQRVLVNTGVYIDKMDSNLVGQIYSKSGIAFKHGVVVFNAPGIIDADYKEEIKVLLMNHSEENVVFKRGDAIAQMGFVKMFKAVKNVIEFNGCCCGEVKMSMIKDVERKGGFGSTGK; the protein is encoded by the coding sequence atggaaaataaagaGTTTAAATCACTTGAAATTACAGATATTCATGAATGGTCTTTTTATGAAACAAACGAAAGCGCTTGTTTTGATTTGAGAAGCTCAAAGGATGTTATACTTCAACCCCATCAACGTGTTTTAGTAAATACTGGAGTGTATATAGATAAAATGGATTCAAATTTAGTAGGACAGATATATTCAAAATCAGGTATTGCTTTTAAACATGGTGTTGTAGTGTTCAATGCTCCAGGCATAATAGACGCCGATTATAAAGAGGAAATTAAAGTCTTATTGATGAATCATTCTGAAGAAAATGTTGTGTTTAAACGTGGAGATGCCATTGCTCAAATgggatttgtaaaaatgtttaaagcagTAAAAAATGTAATAGAATTTAATGGCTGTTGTTGTGGTGAAGTAAAAATGTCAATGATTAAAGATGTAGAAAGAAAGGGTGGTTTTGGATCCactggaaaataa